In Saprospiraceae bacterium, a genomic segment contains:
- a CDS encoding helix-turn-helix domain-containing protein, translated as MSSPPNYLKVYRKRSGLIQEDIAFILDLPDYSNISRYEKGQRAPSIELLLTYHHLFDAPIESFFEQESQIIKLKLIQRIIQLVPELKKDQITLKSTQRIRFLEETIKRLTK; from the coding sequence ATGTCTTCACCACCAAATTATTTAAAAGTCTATAGAAAACGTTCCGGTTTAATTCAGGAAGATATTGCTTTCATTTTGGATTTACCGGATTACTCCAATATATCCAGATATGAGAAAGGTCAACGAGCGCCATCCATCGAATTACTTCTAACTTATCACCACTTATTTGATGCTCCAATTGAATCGTTTTTCGAGCAGGAATCACAAATAATTAAATTAAAACTTATCCAAAGAATAATTCAATTAGTTCCAGAATTAAAAAAAGATCAAATAACATTAAAGAGCACCCAAAGAATTAGATTTCTTGAAGAAACTATTAAAAGACTAACAAAATAA
- a CDS encoding tyrosine-type recombinase/integrase translates to MDIDILLQKFCDYSSSIRGYSKHTIRRYRNVIKSYCQFANISVINQVNDENVRALFYHGRTERNWSVNTFIAYHKTLLVFFRWCITQGYMQKNPIADVEKPKMEKRLPLKLNKQASLRLLEVVYNYPYEYKFLRYRNHAIFSTFIFTGLRKQELLNLKYTDIDTDNFTIFVKQGKGNKDRIVPMSYTLAQSLKKYQNERKRLNKTNPEFFSSLRGNVGFTDNGLKKLVEQVRKSSGVAFSVHKLRHTFATLMLEGGCDIYSLSKMMGHSDIKTTTIYLSASAEHLRGQMVKHPLNDLV, encoded by the coding sequence ATGGATATAGACATTTTGTTGCAGAAGTTTTGCGATTATTCTTCATCAATTCGTGGGTATTCAAAACATACAATACGGAGATATAGAAATGTGATAAAGAGTTATTGCCAATTTGCAAACATTAGTGTGATTAATCAAGTCAATGATGAAAATGTTAGGGCTTTATTTTATCATGGCCGGACAGAGCGAAACTGGTCGGTGAACACATTTATCGCTTATCATAAGACGCTATTAGTATTCTTTCGGTGGTGTATCACTCAGGGCTATATGCAGAAAAATCCAATCGCTGATGTTGAAAAACCTAAAATGGAAAAGCGCTTGCCTCTAAAACTAAATAAACAAGCTTCACTAAGGTTATTGGAGGTGGTTTATAATTACCCCTATGAATACAAGTTTCTCAGATATCGTAATCACGCCATATTTTCAACTTTCATTTTTACCGGATTACGAAAACAGGAATTACTTAATCTCAAATACACTGACATAGATACAGACAACTTCACTATTTTTGTTAAGCAAGGAAAAGGAAACAAAGATAGAATTGTGCCAATGAGCTATACTTTAGCTCAGAGTTTAAAGAAATATCAAAATGAAAGAAAAAGACTGAATAAAACCAACCCTGAATTTTTTTCATCCCTTCGAGGGAATGTCGGCTTTACAGATAATGGATTAAAAAAATTGGTGGAACAGGTGCGTAAATCTTCCGGTGTTGCTTTTTCTGTCCACAAACTTAGACATACTTTTGCAACTCTCATGCTTGAAGGTGGATGTGATATTTATTCTCTCTCAAAAATGATGGGGCATTCGGATATTAAGACTACTACAATATATCTATCAGCCAGCGCAGAACATTTAAGGGGGCAAATGGTGAAGCATCCATTAAATGATTTAGTATAA
- a CDS encoding NYN domain-containing protein: MYKIQRRPTTLKVLKFATDLERLFAYLKERWNCEKVFFYPGIEPGDVECSGLFDKITNIGGIVRSKYYYVYNNSDKIVSANCPKYDTEITQRINNGHTWKCNCDVEMTMEILDQAKENTELMIFTGDGDFVMLIESAVSNGSKVTIFSSAKKVQKGARYSTSRLSTKLRKLTQASGLPVKFMEIDNLKFQIKKKA; the protein is encoded by the coding sequence ATGTACAAAATACAGAGACGACCGACCACTCTCAAGGTTTTAAAATTCGCAACCGATCTCGAAAGACTATTTGCCTATCTCAAAGAAAGATGGAATTGCGAAAAAGTGTTTTTCTATCCTGGTATTGAACCCGGTGATGTGGAATGTTCCGGTCTATTTGATAAGATAACAAACATTGGAGGCATCGTTCGATCGAAATATTACTATGTATATAATAACAGCGATAAGATAGTCAGTGCAAATTGTCCGAAATACGACACTGAAATTACCCAGAGAATCAATAATGGTCATACCTGGAAATGTAACTGCGATGTTGAAATGACAATGGAAATTCTTGATCAAGCAAAAGAAAACACAGAACTAATGATATTTACTGGAGATGGCGACTTTGTAATGCTTATTGAAAGTGCTGTGTCAAATGGTTCAAAAGTTACCATTTTTTCCAGTGCTAAGAAAGTACAAAAAGGCGCTCGCTACTCAACCTCTCGATTATCAACCAAGCTTCGGAAGCTTACTCAAGCCAGTGGGTTACCCGTAAAGTTTATGGAGATTGATAACCTTAAGTTTCAGATCAAAAAAAAGGCGTAA
- the lexA gene encoding repressor LexA: MMGSLSENDKKLYLIIRNRIANGLKAPTLREIIKIIGKSSPRSGKLALERIEVAGLIQILPNHEIRLANESWSEKKSITTVEVPLIGEIAAGTPFLAEEHIETFIPISIALARPNQKYFLLRVVGNSMNNAQVNGVTIQDNCIVLVKQQPTAENNEIVVALIDDSATVKYFERKDNLVILRPKSTEARHKPIVLTENCIIQGVVVAVLPGDLYE, translated from the coding sequence ATGATGGGTTCATTAAGCGAAAACGACAAAAAGCTATACTTAATCATTAGAAACCGCATAGCCAACGGGCTGAAAGCCCCTACCTTAAGGGAGATAATCAAAATTATAGGTAAAAGTTCCCCCAGATCTGGAAAATTGGCTTTGGAGCGTATCGAAGTTGCTGGATTAATACAAATTCTACCAAATCATGAGATTAGGCTTGCCAACGAATCTTGGTCTGAGAAAAAGTCAATAACGACGGTGGAAGTTCCTTTGATTGGAGAAATCGCAGCAGGTACACCATTTCTAGCCGAAGAACATATCGAAACATTTATTCCTATAAGTATTGCGCTTGCTCGGCCCAATCAGAAATATTTCTTGTTGCGTGTAGTGGGTAATTCTATGAATAATGCTCAAGTAAATGGAGTAACAATTCAGGATAATTGCATTGTTCTTGTGAAGCAGCAACCAACTGCTGAAAATAACGAGATTGTTGTAGCACTAATTGATGATTCGGCCACTGTTAAGTACTTCGAGAGAAAGGATAACTTAGTTATTCTTCGTCCAAAGTCAACAGAAGCCAGACATAAACCAATAGTATTAACTGAAAATTGTATTATTCAAGGAGTAGTAGTCGCGGTGCTCCCTGGAGATCTTTATGAATAA
- a CDS encoding DUF2188 domain-containing protein produces the protein MAKKNFHSVPWDGDWAVKKGGVEKPISIHHTQVASEAKTQKLAKQNETEAVYHNRKGQIKDKDSYGNDPSSIIDKKH, from the coding sequence ATGGCAAAGAAAAACTTTCACAGTGTTCCTTGGGATGGAGATTGGGCGGTAAAAAAAGGAGGAGTTGAGAAACCTATTTCAATTCATCACACGCAAGTTGCGTCAGAAGCAAAAACACAAAAGCTTGCAAAACAGAATGAAACTGAAGCCGTGTATCATAATCGGAAAGGTCAGATTAAGGATAAAGACAGTTACGGCAACGATCCTTCATCAATAATTGATAAAAAACATTAA
- a CDS encoding SAVED domain-containing protein, which yields MSNRKKIPDDIMLKLWVKSGGRCEFPGCNVMVWRDGLTLKEDNFAHMAHIVAASSNGPRGDVVLSPELQIDYDNLLLLCQTHSKLIDGKNKNDYSVEDLVKYKAIHEDRIRRQTELAPEHKTTVVIFQSPIRDRQVVISNAQAFAALYPRYPADDKGIFFDFSTKSGSGDQNFWNEYSREISEQVKHSLRKGNNGQRYEHLSIFGLAPIPALICLGNQVGNIIASDLFQKHRDTDDWKWKQELLLDPFEYQYSFNDGSDKSKVALVLSLSGKIGSKEYRTILGSEVPVFEIEVENAGPEFLMYKSRLEKFRMLYRKTISDIRAKYGGECVIHLFPAIPSPIAVLCGKELLPKADPPVLVYDYDKNQGGFLPTLTIK from the coding sequence ATGAGTAACAGAAAGAAAATACCAGATGATATAATGCTTAAGCTATGGGTTAAATCCGGTGGAAGATGTGAATTTCCAGGATGTAACGTCATGGTTTGGCGTGATGGTTTAACTTTAAAAGAGGATAATTTCGCACACATGGCCCATATCGTTGCTGCAAGTAGCAATGGGCCCCGTGGGGATGTAGTTTTATCTCCAGAGTTGCAGATTGATTATGATAATCTTTTATTGCTTTGCCAAACCCATTCAAAATTAATTGATGGAAAAAACAAGAATGATTATTCAGTAGAAGATCTGGTTAAATATAAGGCTATACATGAAGATCGTATTAGGAGACAAACAGAACTTGCACCTGAACACAAGACTACTGTGGTTATTTTTCAATCACCAATTCGTGATAGACAAGTAGTAATATCGAATGCTCAGGCTTTTGCTGCTCTATACCCTCGATACCCAGCGGATGATAAAGGTATATTTTTTGATTTCTCAACTAAATCTGGTAGTGGTGATCAAAATTTTTGGAATGAATATTCTCGTGAAATTTCTGAACAAGTTAAACATAGTCTACGTAAAGGAAACAATGGACAACGATATGAACACTTATCCATATTTGGGCTTGCTCCGATCCCTGCACTTATATGTTTAGGAAATCAAGTCGGTAATATTATCGCATCTGACCTTTTTCAAAAACATCGAGACACGGATGATTGGAAATGGAAACAAGAACTTTTATTAGACCCCTTTGAATATCAATATTCGTTTAATGATGGTTCCGATAAATCTAAAGTTGCACTTGTTTTGTCTTTAAGTGGTAAGATTGGTTCCAAAGAATACAGAACTATCTTGGGTAGTGAAGTACCTGTATTCGAGATCGAAGTCGAAAATGCTGGCCCCGAATTTCTTATGTATAAATCTCGCCTTGAGAAATTCAGAATGTTATACCGAAAGACCATTAGCGATATAAGAGCCAAATACGGAGGTGAATGCGTTATTCATCTTTTTCCAGCAATTCCGTCTCCGATAGCAGTGTTATGCGGAAAAGAATTATTACCTAAAGCTGATCCTCCAGTACTTGTATATGATTATGATAAAAATCAAGGTGGATTCCTGCCAACATTAACAATAAAATAA